Proteins found in one Streptomyces sp. NBC_00461 genomic segment:
- a CDS encoding helix-turn-helix transcriptional regulator: protein MAREKASELLTVRQVLEELGGISRRTFYRWRELRIAPACIRLPNGELRVRRDVLNDWLAERAEGAAS, encoded by the coding sequence ATGGCGCGTGAGAAGGCAAGCGAACTGCTCACCGTGCGGCAGGTGCTCGAAGAGCTGGGCGGGATTTCCCGGCGGACCTTCTACCGCTGGCGGGAACTGCGCATCGCGCCGGCGTGCATCCGTCTGCCGAATGGTGAGTTACGGGTTCGTCGTGACGTGCTCAACGACTGGTTGGCGGAGCGAGCGGAGGGGGCCGCGTCGTGA
- a CDS encoding tyrosine-type recombinase/integrase has protein sequence MKSYKVVIWKLSINRSAKKPTYLVRWSVDGEPFHESHKTKALADRFRAKLLRAADKGEPFDTVTGLPDSLRGGKAALSFLDLARKYVDARWAEASAKQRDSMTDALATVIPLLVKPGRGRPAPEVLRRALRSYVLPVPRRERERPEEIAAAVRWIERASLPVGELQEIARVHELIDGLGRKLDGKLAATQTYRRRRAVVFNALEYAVELEHLPSNPLSRVRRNRGKRAVQEVDRRVVVNPRQARELLIALTYVGGYDRASGRRLRAFFGCLYYAAMRPGEALGLRRSDCTLPASGWGRIELTETRPTAGKAWTDSGEAHDRRGLKQRARGEVRIVPIPPPLVRLLREHLNEFGTAKDGRLFSSERGNVIAASSYSRAWKQARELALVPHQVSSVLAFRPYDLRHAGVSQWLNSGVPAPDVAFRAGHSVDVLLKIYAKCIDGQEQEMNDRILKGLGEEGETE, from the coding sequence GTGAAGTCGTACAAGGTCGTCATCTGGAAGCTGAGTATCAACCGCTCCGCGAAGAAACCGACGTACCTCGTCCGCTGGTCCGTGGACGGCGAGCCGTTCCACGAGTCGCACAAGACAAAGGCGCTTGCGGATCGCTTCCGGGCCAAGCTCCTCCGAGCCGCTGACAAGGGCGAACCGTTCGACACAGTCACCGGTCTGCCCGACTCGCTCCGCGGAGGGAAGGCGGCGCTGTCGTTCCTCGACCTGGCGCGGAAGTACGTGGACGCGCGTTGGGCAGAAGCGTCAGCGAAGCAACGGGACAGCATGACTGACGCTCTGGCCACGGTCATTCCCCTCCTCGTCAAGCCGGGGAGGGGGCGGCCCGCTCCCGAGGTGCTGCGACGGGCGCTGCGCTCGTACGTCCTGCCGGTTCCCCGTCGAGAGCGGGAGCGGCCCGAGGAGATCGCGGCGGCCGTGCGGTGGATCGAAAGGGCCTCACTCCCCGTGGGGGAGTTGCAGGAGATCGCCCGAGTGCATGAGCTGATCGACGGGTTGGGCCGGAAGCTGGACGGCAAGCTTGCGGCGACCCAGACGTACCGTCGGCGCAGGGCGGTGGTCTTCAACGCCCTCGAATACGCTGTCGAGTTGGAGCACCTGCCGTCCAACCCGCTGAGCCGGGTGCGCCGTAATCGGGGCAAGCGAGCGGTGCAGGAGGTCGACCGCCGGGTGGTGGTCAATCCTCGTCAGGCTCGGGAACTGCTGATCGCCCTCACCTACGTCGGTGGCTACGACCGTGCGAGCGGTCGGCGGCTCAGGGCGTTCTTCGGGTGCCTGTACTACGCGGCCATGCGGCCGGGTGAGGCGCTCGGTCTCCGCCGCTCCGACTGCACACTTCCGGCGTCCGGCTGGGGCCGGATCGAACTGACGGAGACCCGTCCCACGGCCGGGAAAGCGTGGACGGACTCCGGGGAGGCACACGACCGACGCGGCCTGAAGCAACGGGCCCGCGGCGAAGTGCGCATCGTGCCGATTCCGCCTCCGCTGGTGCGGCTGCTCCGCGAGCACCTGAACGAGTTCGGTACGGCGAAGGACGGCCGGCTGTTCTCCAGCGAGCGGGGCAACGTGATTGCGGCCTCGTCGTACTCACGAGCGTGGAAGCAGGCTCGGGAACTGGCGCTCGTACCGCATCAGGTGTCGTCGGTCCTGGCCTTCCGGCCGTACGACCTCCGGCACGCGGGTGTCTCGCAGTGGCTCAACTCCGGTGTACCCGCCCCGGATGTGGCATTCCGTGCCGGTCACTCGGTGGACGTACTGCTGAAGATCTACGCGAAGTGCATCGACGGCCAGGAGCAGGAGATGAACGACCGGATCCTGAAAGGGCTGGGAGAGGAGGGCGAGACCGAATAG
- a CDS encoding response regulator: protein MLVVDDNKVIRQLIRVNLELEGFEVVTAADGAECLDVVHQVRPDVITLDVVMPRLDGLRTAGRLRTDPRTRDLPLAIVSACTSYEVETGLDVGVDAFLAKPFEPAELVRLVRELVERARSGRGRGEGGESGLGSVLGVGEAERAGHAGG from the coding sequence GTGCTTGTTGTGGACGACAACAAGGTCATCCGGCAGCTGATCAGGGTCAATCTCGAGCTGGAGGGTTTCGAGGTGGTGACCGCGGCTGACGGTGCCGAGTGTCTGGATGTCGTTCATCAGGTGCGGCCCGATGTCATCACCCTCGATGTCGTCATGCCCCGGTTGGACGGGCTCCGGACCGCGGGCCGCCTGCGGACCGATCCACGGACCCGCGACCTTCCCCTCGCCATCGTCAGCGCCTGCACCTCGTACGAGGTCGAGACCGGGCTGGACGTCGGCGTCGACGCCTTCCTCGCCAAGCCCTTCGAACCTGCCGAACTCGTACGCCTCGTGCGGGAGTTGGTCGAGCGGGCGAGGAGCGGGCGGGGCCGGGGTGAGGGTGGTGAGTCCGGGCTCGGGAGTGTTCTCGGCGTGGGGGAGGCCGAGCGGGCCGGGCACGCCGGCGGCTGA
- the nrtL gene encoding ArgS-related anticodon-binding protein NrtL, whose protein sequence is MTPGELSRTVLCAVRRAVDEGELSVAVPRRAVVAPPGPGGCGDYATNIALQLARPAGLPPLRVAEILQQHLVRTDGVAGVVVTGPGFINFSLQGAAGSAAVALTREILRAGAAYGHGDALAGQVIDVRIPYDVRAEVVADALVRIVGSQGGRVEVAHGEPVNLRPVPAPDDPALLGPDAARWALLHPAAHDRPRITADHLVQRESNPLFRVRYAHARTRALSRNAAELGFTPEPGHVEVEVEAAAVAGPQGDDTSRLLAVLADHPRVLARAAAHRTPDSLARHLVTVADAVLAVMPTVLPRGDEKPSAAHRARLALAEAAGAVLAGGLSLLGIDAPQHL, encoded by the coding sequence GTGACCCCCGGCGAGCTCTCCCGTACCGTGCTGTGCGCGGTGCGTCGTGCTGTCGACGAGGGGGAGCTGAGCGTGGCCGTGCCGCGACGGGCCGTTGTCGCGCCGCCCGGGCCGGGTGGCTGTGGCGACTACGCCACCAACATCGCCCTCCAGCTCGCGCGGCCGGCCGGGCTGCCGCCTCTGCGTGTCGCCGAGATCCTGCAACAGCACCTCGTCCGGACGGACGGTGTCGCCGGCGTCGTCGTCACCGGGCCGGGGTTCATCAACTTCAGCCTGCAAGGGGCAGCGGGTTCCGCCGCAGTCGCTCTTACCCGCGAGATCCTCCGTGCGGGCGCGGCATACGGTCACGGCGACGCCCTCGCCGGGCAGGTCATCGACGTGCGTATCCCGTACGACGTCCGAGCCGAAGTCGTCGCCGACGCCCTCGTGCGCATCGTCGGATCCCAGGGCGGCCGCGTCGAGGTCGCCCACGGAGAGCCCGTGAACCTGCGGCCCGTCCCGGCGCCCGACGACCCCGCCCTACTCGGCCCCGATGCCGCCCGCTGGGCGCTCCTGCACCCCGCCGCCCACGACCGGCCCCGTATCACCGCCGATCACCTGGTCCAGCGCGAGAGCAACCCGCTCTTCCGCGTCCGTTACGCCCACGCCCGTACCCGGGCCCTCAGCCGTAACGCCGCCGAGCTGGGCTTCACCCCCGAGCCCGGTCACGTAGAAGTAGAAGTAGAAGCCGCAGCAGTAGCAGGCCCGCAGGGCGACGACACCAGCCGGCTTCTCGCCGTCCTCGCCGACCACCCCCGTGTCCTCGCCCGTGCGGCAGCACACCGCACGCCCGACAGTCTGGCCCGGCATCTCGTCACCGTCGCCGATGCCGTCCTCGCTGTCATGCCCACCGTGCTTCCGCGCGGCGACGAGAAACCCTCGGCCGCCCACCGTGCCCGGCTCGCGCTTGCCGAAGCCGCCGGGGCGGTGCTGGCCGGTGGCCTGTCCCTGCTCGGCATCGACGCACCCCAACACCTCTGA
- the lysA gene encoding diaminopimelate decarboxylase, with amino-acid sequence MSRSAHPAGPRHADVLPEGHYSAPPTDLNDLDPKVWAQTVSRDTDGVVTVGGIDVKRIAEEFGTPAYVLDEADFRARARAWRSAFGADADVFYAGKAFLSRAVVRWLHEEGLNLDVCSGGELATALSAGMPADRIAFHGNNKSAEEIRRAVEAGVGRIVLDSFQEIVRVAHIAKELGRRQRVQIRITVGVEAHTHEFIATAHEDQKFGIPLAGGQAAEAVRRALQLDGLELIGIHSHIGSQIFDMSGFEVAAHRVVGLLKDIRDEHGVELPEIDLGGGLGIAYTSDDDPREPHEIAKALTEIVTRECEGARLRTPRISVEPGRAIVGPTAFTLYEVGTIKPLDGLRTYVSVDGGMSDNIRTALYDAEYSVALVSRTTDAEPMLARVVGKHCESGDIVVKDAFLPSDLAPGDLIAVPATGAYCRSMASNYNHVLRPPVVAVNDGEARVIVRRETEEDLLRLDVG; translated from the coding sequence ATGAGCCGTTCCGCACACCCCGCCGGGCCCCGTCACGCCGACGTCCTCCCCGAGGGTCATTACTCCGCCCCGCCCACCGATCTCAACGACCTCGATCCGAAGGTGTGGGCCCAGACCGTCAGCCGGGACACGGACGGTGTCGTCACCGTCGGCGGCATCGACGTCAAGCGGATCGCCGAGGAGTTCGGCACGCCCGCCTACGTCCTCGACGAGGCCGACTTCCGGGCCCGGGCGCGGGCCTGGCGCAGTGCCTTCGGGGCCGACGCCGACGTCTTCTACGCCGGCAAGGCGTTCCTGTCGCGTGCCGTCGTGCGCTGGCTGCACGAGGAAGGGCTCAATCTGGACGTGTGCTCCGGGGGCGAGCTGGCCACCGCCCTCTCGGCCGGCATGCCCGCCGACCGCATCGCCTTCCACGGCAACAACAAGTCGGCGGAGGAGATCCGGCGGGCCGTCGAGGCCGGTGTCGGGCGGATCGTGCTCGATTCCTTCCAGGAGATCGTCCGGGTCGCGCACATCGCGAAGGAACTCGGCAGGCGGCAGCGTGTGCAGATCCGTATCACCGTCGGGGTGGAGGCGCACACGCACGAGTTCATCGCCACCGCCCACGAGGACCAGAAGTTCGGCATTCCGCTGGCCGGCGGGCAGGCTGCGGAAGCGGTCCGCCGTGCGCTCCAGCTCGACGGGCTCGAACTGATCGGGATCCACAGCCACATCGGGTCGCAGATCTTCGACATGTCCGGGTTCGAGGTCGCAGCGCACCGGGTGGTCGGGCTGCTGAAGGACATCCGTGACGAGCACGGTGTCGAGCTGCCGGAGATCGACCTCGGGGGCGGGCTCGGGATCGCGTACACGAGCGACGACGACCCCCGTGAGCCGCACGAGATCGCCAAGGCGCTGACCGAGATCGTCACGCGGGAGTGCGAGGGCGCCAGGCTGCGCACTCCTCGTATCTCCGTCGAGCCGGGGCGGGCCATCGTCGGACCGACCGCCTTCACGCTGTACGAGGTGGGCACGATCAAGCCGCTCGACGGGCTGCGCACGTACGTCTCCGTCGACGGTGGCATGTCGGACAACATCCGTACCGCGCTGTACGACGCCGAGTACAGCGTCGCTCTCGTCTCGCGCACCACCGACGCCGAGCCGATGCTCGCCCGCGTCGTCGGCAAGCACTGCGAGAGCGGCGACATCGTGGTGAAGGACGCGTTCCTGCCCTCCGACCTGGCACCGGGTGACCTCATCGCGGTGCCGGCCACGGGCGCGTACTGCCGGTCCATGGCCAGCAACTACAACCACGTGCTCAGGCCGCCCGTCGTCGCCGTGAACGACGGCGAGGCCCGTGTCATCGTCCGCCGCGAGACGGAGGAGGACCTCCTGCGCCTCGACGTCGGGTGA
- a CDS encoding homoserine dehydrogenase — protein MMRTRPLKVALLGCGVVGSEVARIMTTHADDLAARIGAPVELAGVAVRRPSKVREGIDPSLVTTDATALVKRGDIDVVVEVIGGIEPARSLITTAFAHGASVVSANKALLAQDGAALHAAAEEHDKDLYYEAAVAGAIPLIRPLRESLAGDKVNRVLGIVNGTTNFILDKMDSTGAGYQEALDEATALGYAEADPTADVEGFDAAAKAAILAGIAFHSRVRLDDVYREGMTEVTASDFASAKNMGCTIKLLAICERAQDGGSVTARVHPAMIPLSHPLASVRGAYNAVFVESDASGQLMFYGPGAGGAPTASAVLGDLVAVCRNRLSGATGPGESAYAALPVSGMGEVVTRYHISLDVADKPGVLAQVATVFAEHGVSIDTVRQQGNNGEASLVVVTHRASDAALSGTVEALRKLDTVRGVASIMRVEGE, from the coding sequence ATGATGCGTACGCGTCCGCTGAAGGTGGCGCTGCTGGGCTGTGGGGTTGTCGGCTCAGAGGTGGCGCGCATCATGACGACGCACGCCGACGACCTCGCCGCCAGGATCGGTGCGCCCGTGGAACTCGCGGGTGTGGCCGTACGGCGGCCCTCCAAGGTCCGTGAGGGCATCGACCCCTCCCTCGTCACCACCGACGCCACCGCGCTCGTCAAACGCGGCGACATCGATGTGGTGGTCGAGGTCATCGGGGGGATCGAGCCCGCCCGCTCCCTCATCACCACCGCCTTCGCGCACGGCGCCTCCGTCGTCTCCGCCAACAAGGCGCTGCTCGCCCAGGACGGCGCCGCGCTGCACGCCGCCGCCGAGGAGCACGACAAGGACCTCTACTACGAGGCCGCCGTGGCCGGTGCCATCCCGCTGATCCGCCCGCTGCGCGAGTCCCTCGCCGGCGACAAGGTCAACCGCGTGCTCGGCATCGTGAACGGCACGACCAACTTCATCCTCGACAAGATGGACAGCACGGGAGCCGGGTACCAGGAGGCGCTCGACGAGGCCACCGCCCTGGGATACGCGGAAGCCGACCCCACCGCCGACGTCGAGGGCTTCGACGCCGCCGCCAAGGCCGCCATCCTCGCCGGCATCGCCTTCCACTCGCGGGTGCGCCTCGACGACGTCTACCGCGAGGGGATGACGGAGGTCACCGCCTCGGACTTCGCCTCCGCCAAGAACATGGGCTGCACCATCAAGCTGCTCGCCATCTGCGAGCGGGCCCAGGACGGCGGATCGGTCACCGCGCGCGTGCACCCCGCCATGATTCCGCTGAGCCACCCCCTCGCCTCCGTGCGCGGCGCGTACAACGCCGTGTTCGTCGAGTCCGACGCGAGTGGGCAGCTCATGTTCTACGGGCCCGGTGCCGGCGGTGCGCCCACCGCGTCCGCCGTGCTCGGCGACCTCGTCGCCGTCTGCCGCAACCGACTCAGTGGGGCAACGGGGCCCGGCGAGTCGGCGTATGCCGCGCTGCCCGTGTCGGGCATGGGTGAGGTCGTCACCCGCTACCACATCAGCCTCGACGTCGCGGACAAACCGGGTGTTCTCGCCCAGGTCGCCACCGTGTTCGCGGAGCACGGTGTGTCGATCGATACGGTTCGGCAGCAGGGCAACAACGGCGAGGCCTCCCTGGTCGTCGTCACCCACCGCGCGTCCGACGCCGCTCTGAGCGGGACCGTCGAGGCGCTGCGCAAGCTCGACACCGTGCGGGGTGTCGCCAGCATCATGCGGGTTGAAGGAGAGTAA
- the thrC gene encoding threonine synthase has product MTHQWRGIIEEYRDRLPVSDTTPVVTLREGGTPLVPAQVLSERTGCEVHLKVEGANPTGSFKDRGMTMAITRAKEEGAKAVICASTGNTSASAAAYAVRAGMVSAVLVPQGKIALGKMGQALVHGAKILQVDGNFDDCLTLARALSDNYPVALVNSVNPVRIEGQKTASFEIVDMLGDAPDIHVLPVGNAGNITAYWKGYKEYAADGIATHTPRMWGFQASGSAPIVRGEIVKDPSTIATAIRIGNPASWQFALDARDESGGFIDEVTDREILRAYRLLAAQEGVFVEPASAASVAGLLKAAEQGKVDPGQRIVCTVTGNGLKDPDWAVAGAPQPVTVPVDAVTAAERLGLA; this is encoded by the coding sequence ATGACCCACCAGTGGCGCGGAATCATCGAGGAGTACCGGGACCGGCTGCCCGTCTCCGACACCACGCCGGTCGTGACGCTCCGCGAGGGCGGCACGCCCCTCGTGCCCGCGCAGGTGCTCTCCGAGCGCACGGGCTGCGAGGTCCACCTGAAGGTGGAGGGCGCGAACCCCACCGGGTCCTTCAAGGACCGCGGCATGACCATGGCCATCACCCGGGCCAAGGAGGAGGGCGCGAAGGCCGTGATCTGCGCCTCCACCGGCAACACGTCGGCCAGCGCCGCCGCCTACGCCGTCCGCGCCGGCATGGTGTCGGCCGTTCTCGTCCCGCAGGGCAAGATCGCGCTCGGCAAGATGGGCCAGGCCCTCGTGCACGGCGCCAAGATCCTCCAGGTCGACGGCAACTTCGACGACTGCCTCACCCTCGCCCGCGCGCTGAGCGACAACTACCCCGTGGCGCTGGTGAATTCGGTCAACCCCGTGCGCATCGAAGGCCAGAAGACGGCCTCCTTCGAGATCGTCGACATGCTCGGTGACGCGCCCGACATCCACGTCCTCCCGGTCGGCAACGCGGGCAACATCACCGCGTACTGGAAGGGCTACAAGGAGTACGCCGCCGACGGCATCGCCACGCACACCCCCCGCATGTGGGGCTTCCAGGCCTCCGGCAGCGCCCCGATCGTGCGCGGCGAGATCGTCAAGGACCCGTCGACCATCGCCACCGCGATCCGCATCGGCAACCCCGCCTCCTGGCAGTTCGCACTGGACGCGCGGGACGAGTCCGGCGGCTTCATCGACGAGGTGACGGACCGTGAAATCCTGCGCGCCTACCGGCTGTTGGCCGCGCAGGAGGGCGTATTCGTCGAGCCGGCGTCCGCCGCGTCCGTGGCCGGACTGCTGAAGGCCGCCGAGCAGGGCAAGGTCGACCCGGGCCAGCGGATCGTGTGCACGGTCACCGGTAACGGCCTGAAGGACCCCGACTGGGCCGTCGCCGGCGCCCCGCAGCCGGTCACCGTCCCGGTCGACGCGGTGACGGCGGCCGAGCGCCTCGGTCTGGCCTGA